A genomic window from Hippocampus zosterae strain Florida chromosome 13, ASM2543408v3, whole genome shotgun sequence includes:
- the slit1b gene encoding slit homolog 1b has protein sequence MPAGTSGDAERSRGCGRASLLLLLPLVMAAGGARACPAPCSCLGSTVDCHGLGIHAVPRNIPRGAERLDLNGNNLTVITKSDFSGLKHLRVLHLMENQIREVERGALDELKDLERLRLNRNRLTQIPELLFQKNEALTRLDLSENAIQAVPRRAFRGAADLKNLQLDKNRISCIEEGAFRALRSLEVLTLNNNNISSIPVSSFNHMPKLRTFRLHSNSLRCDCHLAWLSPWLRQRPALGLYTQCSAPPALRGLNLAELRRNDLACSGHGGSAFVQPCSLASGSCPPMCSCSNNIVDCRGRGLTAIPAHLPEAMTEIRLEQNGIKSVPPGAFTSYKKLRRIDLSNNQISEIAPDAFHGLKALNSLVLYGNKITELPVGVFDGLASLELLLLNANKIHCVRASAFKGLESLALLSLYDNKIQSLAKGTFGSLHGIQTLHLAQNPFVCDCNVKWLADFLRANPIETSGARCASPRRLANKRIAQIKSSKFRCSAKEQYHIPGAEDRRLSSGCNSKPSCPSKCRCEANVVDCSNLKLTKFPQHLPPTTEELRLNNNDLSLLEATSAFKGLSQLRKINLSNNKISEIEDGAFEGASAVFELHLTANHLQVVRGGMFRGMESLRMLMLRNNKISCLHNGSFTGLGNVRLLSLYDNQLSVILPGTFEALPNLSTLNLLANPFNCDCRLSWLGAWLRSRRIVTGNPRCQGPAFLREIPLQDVAAPDFRCEDGSPAESTGCSLGPQCPSGCTCMDTVVRCSNKHLQALPRGLPPNLTELYLDGNQFTRVPSQLGNFKNLQLIDLSNNKISSLADDSFANMSQLTTLILSYNSLRCIPPLALAGLGSLRLLSLHGNDISELQHGIFNDVTSLSHLAIGANPLYCDCRLLWLSEWLKSGYKEPGIARCSGPPPMEGKLLLTTPPERFLCQGPVEASVMAKCNPCASSPCHNRGLCQGSHSHSQPYTCTCNDGFTGQHCETPVDACVSNPCINGGTCLSDEQTSGFSCACALGFHGVYCEVNADDCQDHGCESGATCVDGVGNYTCLCPPGRDGLFCQEEQDVCAPPRNPCKHQATCVSTPAGHRCVCVPGWVGPDCGLDYDECADHRCRNGAQCVDHLDGYTCTCPQGYTGDFCEVASPCQLAGCQNGASCLEKAGAAQCQCPAGFEGPACEKLVGVNFVNGDAYVQLHDVMDLPRANISMQVSTGDENGILLFNGDKEPIAVELHQGRVRVTYDPGNQPATAIYSSETVNDGLFHTVELLTFERTLNLSVDGGRAATLDGRPRRQAARMDAPLYVGGLPEEALPASLSLSSRAVNVSGFHGCIRNLYINRELQDFTRGHMQAGVLPGCRACRRLLCVHGLCRPEGGAQGVQCVCQSGWAGPHCDQPITEGLDKGGGAVNATGATEPRGLACLGVPVRDYQRLQRGAILCQTSKTFSWVECQGRCQPEGVSPGAPGPPSCCAPLRLRRRRISFLCDDGTSVTQDVEKPLECGCKMCA, from the exons ATGCCTGCCGGGACGAGCGGCGACGCCGAGAGGTCAAGGGGATGCGGGCGGGCGTCCCTCTTGCTTCTGCTGCCGCTGGTGATGGCGGCGGGCGGCGCGCGGGCGTGCCCGGCCCCTTGCAGCTGCCTGGGGAGCACGGTGGACTGCCACGGCCTCGGGATCCACGCCGTGCCCAGAAACATTCCCAGGGGAGCGGAAAGACT GGATTTGAATGGGAACAACCTGACCGTCATCACCAAGTCGGACTTTTCCGGCCTGAAGCATCTGCGAGTGCT TCACCTCATGGAAAACCAAATACGAGAGGTGGAGCGAGGCGCTTTGGATGAGCTGAAGGATCTGGAACGACT tcgTCTCAACAGAAATCGTCTGACACAAATTCCCGAACTTCTGTTCCAGAAGAATGAAGCGTTAACACGACT CGACCTCAGTGAAAACGCCATCCAGGCCGTTCCCAGGAGAGCCTTCCGAGGAGCCGCGGACCTCAAAAATCT CCAGCTGGACAAGAACCGCATCAGCTGCATCGAGGAGGGAGCATTCAGAGCTTTGCGATCCCTGGAAGTACT GAcgctgaacaacaacaacatcagcaGCATTCCCGTCTCCAGTTTCAACCACATGCCCAAACTTCGCACTTT TCGCCTTCACTCCAACTCTCTGCGTTGCGACTGTCACCTGGCCTGGCTCTCTCCATGGCTGCGCCAGCGTCCCGCTTTGGGCCTTTACACCCAGTGCAGCGCCCCGCCCGCCCTCAGGGGGCTCAACCTGGCCGAGCTGCGAAGGAACGACTTAGCCTGCTCAg GCCACGGCGGCAGCGCCTTCGTGCAGCCATGCAGCCTGGCGTCCGGCTCGTGTCCGCCCATGTGCTCGTGCAGCAACAACATCGTGGACTGCCGGGGACGAGGCCTCACCGCTATTCCCGCGCACCTCCCCGAGGCCATGACGGAGAT tCGTCTGGAGCAGAATGGCATCAAGTCTGTTCCTCCGGGTGCCTTCACCTCCTACAAGAAGCTTCGTCGAAT AGACCTGAGTAACAACCAAATATCGGAGATTGCTCCGGATGCCTTTCACGGACTGAAAGCCCTCAACTCCTT ggtTTTATACGGCAACAAGATCACTGAGCTCCCCGTCGGCGTGTTTGACGGCCTGGCCTCACTGGAGCTGCT GTTGCTCAACGCCAACAAGATCcactgcgtgcgtgcgtcgGCCTTCAAGGGTCTGGAGAGCTTGGCGCTGCTGTCGCTGTATGACAACAAGATCCAAAGTTTGGCCAAAGGAACCTTTGGCTCGCTGCACGGCATCCAGACACT ccACCTGGCGCAGAACCCCTTCGTGTGCGATTGCAACGTCAAGTGGCTGGCCGACTTCCTTCGCGCCAACCCCATCGAGACCAGCGGCGCCCGCTGCGCCAGCCCGCGACGCCTCGCCAACAAACGCATCGCCCAGATTAAAAGCAGCAAGTTCCGATGCTCCG CCAAGGAGCAGTACCACATCCCAG GGGCAGAGGACCGCCGGCTGAGTTCCGGGTGCAACAGCAAGCCGTCGTGTCCGAGCAAGTGTCGCTGCGAGGCCAACGTGGTGGACTGCTCCAACCTGAAACTCACCAAGTTCCCCCAAcacctcccccccaccaccgaGGAACT GCGCCTCAACAACAATGACCTCTCCCTGCTGGAGGCCACGAGTGCCTTCAAGGGCCTCTCGCAGCTCAGGAAAAT AAACCTGAGCAACAACAAAATCTCCGAGATCGAGGACGGCGCGTTCGAGGGCGCCTCCGCCGTGTTCGAGCTGCACCTGACCGCCAACCACCTGCAGGTGGTGCGCGGTGGCATGTTCAGAGGGATGGAATCGCTACGCATGCT GATGTTGAGGAACAACAAGATCAGCTGCCTGCACAATGGCAGCTTCACGGGCCTCGGCAACGTTCGTCTGCTGTCGCTCTACGACAACCAGCTGAGCGTCATCCTGCCCGGAACCTTTGAGGCGCTTCCCAACCTCTCGACGCT GAACCTACTGGCCAACCCGTTCAACTGCGACTGCCGTCTGTCCTGGTTGGGCGCCTGGCTGAGGAGCCGGCGCATCGTGACGGGAAACCCTCGCTGCCAAGGGCCCGCTTTCCTCCGTGAGATCCCGCTGCAGGACGTGGCGGCGCCCGACTTCCGCTGCGAGGACG GCTCTCCGGCAGAGTCCACCGGCTGCTCATTGGGCCCCCAGTGTCCCAGCGGTTGCACATGCATGGACACAGTGGTGCGCTGCAGCAACAAGCATCTGCAGGCGCTGCCCAGAGGACTTCCTCCAAACCTCACCGAACT GTATCTGGACGGGAACCAGTTCACACGAGTCCCCAGCCAGCTCGGCAACTTTAAGAACCTGCAGCTAAT AGATTtgagcaacaacaaaatcagCTCCCTGGCCGATGATTCGTTCGCCAACATGAGCCAACTCACCACCCT GATCCTGAGTTATAACTCTTTACGTTGTATCCCTCCTCTGGCACTGGCTGGCTTGGGATCACTGAGGCTCCT GTCTCTGCACGGCAACGACATCTCTGAGCTGCAGCATGGAATCTTCAACGACGTCACGTCGCTCTCGCACCT CGCCATCGGCGCTAACCCGCTGTACTGCGACTGCCGCCTGCTGTGGCTGTCGGAGTGGCTGAAGAGCGGCTACAAGGAGCCCGGCATCGCGCGCTGCAGCGGACCGCCCCCCATGGAAGGCAAACTGCTGCTCACCACGCCCCCCGAACGCTTCCTCTGCCAGG GTCCAGTTGAGGCCAGCGTGATGGCCAAGTGCAACCCGTGCGCGTCGTCGCCTTGCCACAATCGAGGCCTGTGCCAGGGGAGCCACTCGCACTCGCAGCCGTACACGTGCACCTGCAATGATGGATTCACG GGCCAACATTGCGAGACTCCAGTGGACGCCTGCGTTAGTAATCCTTGCATCAACGGGGGCACTTGTCTCAGCGACGAGCAGACAAGCGGCTTCAG TTGTGCGTGCGCACTGGGCTTCCACGGCGTCTACTGCGAGGTCAACGCCGACGATTGCCAGGACCACGGCTGCGAGAGCGGCGCCACCTGCGTGGACGGCGTGGGCAACTACACTTGCCTGTGCCCCCCCGGACGAGACG GTCTGTTTTGCCAGGAAGAGCAGGACGTCTGCGCGCCCCCCCGCAACCCCTGCAAGCATCAGGCCACCTGCGTCAGCACACCCGCCGGACACAG GTGCGTGTGCGTCCCCGGTTGGGTGGGCCCGGACTGCGGCCTGGACTACGACGAGTGTGCGGACCACCGCTGTCGGAATGGGGCGCAGTGCGTGGACCACCTGGATGGATACACCTGCACGTGCCCGCAAGGATACAC GGGCGATTTTTGCGAGGTGGCGTCGCCCTGCCAGCTGGCCGGTTGCCAGAACGGCGCCTCCTGCCTGGAGAAGGCGGGGGCGGCGCAGTGCCAGTGCCCGGCGGGCTTTGAGGGTCCCGCCTGCGAGAAGCTGGTCGGCGTCAACTTTGTCAACGGGGACGCTTACGTCCAACTGCACGACGTCATGGACCTCCCCCGAGCCAACATCAGCATGCAG GTGTCCACAGGAGATGAAAACGGCATTTTGTTGTTTAACGGCGATAAGGAACCCATCGCTGTGGAGCTTCATCAAGGTCGCGTCAGGGTCACTTACGACCCCGGCAACCAGCCCGCCACCGCCATCTACAG CTCCGAGACGGTGAACGACGGACTTTTCCACACGGTGGAGCTGCTGACCTTCGAGCGGACGCTCAACCTGTCGGTGGACGGAGGTCGAGCGGCCACGCTGGACGGGCGCCCACGTCGGCAGGCCGCCAGGATGGACGCGCCGCTCTACGTGGGAG GCCTTCCCGAGGAGGCGCTTCCGGCCTCGCTGTCGTTGTCCTCCCGCGCCGTCAACGTGTCGGGTTTCCACGGCTGCATCCGGAACCTTTACATCAACCGCGAGCTTCAGGACTTCACGCGCGGGCACATGCAGGCGGGCGTGCTGCCCGGCTGCCGCGCTTGCCGGCGGCTCCTCTGCGTGCACGGCCTCTGCCGGCCAGAAGGGGGCGCACAG GGAGTGCAGTGCGTGTGCCAATCGGGGTGGGCGGGGCCACACTgtgaccagccaatcacagaaggGCTGGACAAAGGAGGGGGCGCCGTCAACGCCACCGGAGCTACCGAACCGCGAG gtttAGCGTGTTTGGGCGTTCCCGTGCGCGATTACCAGCGCCTCCAGCGGGGGGCAATATTGTGCCAGACCTCCAAGACCTTCTCCTGGGTGGAGTGCCAGGGCCGCTGCCAGCCGGAGGGGGTCTCGCCGGGGGCCCCCGGCCCCCCTTCCTGCTGCGCTCCCCTCAGGCTGCGGCGAAGGCGGATCAGCTTCCTGTGCGACGACGGAACGTCCGTGACGCAAGACGTGGAGAAGCCGCTCGAGTGCGGTTGCAAAATGTGTGcgtag